The DNA window AGGGTGACCAGACCACATCCGAGATCGCCGCCCGATTCCAGATTCACCCCACCATGGTCAGTACCTGGAAGCGCGAGCTGCTGGAGAACGCTCCAGACCTCTTCGAAGGCAAGAGGAAGGCCGGCAAGCAATCCGATGAGCCCAGCACAGACGAGCTTTACCGCGAGATCGGTCGACTGACGGTGGAGCGCGATTTTTTGTCGCGCAAGCTCGATCAGTAAG is part of the Aquisalimonas asiatica genome and encodes:
- a CDS encoding helix-turn-helix domain-containing protein, with the protein product MSKKRKQYSPSFKSKVALAALKGDQTTSEIAARFQIHPTMVSTWKRELLENAPDLFEGKRKAGKQSDEPSTDELYREIGRLTVERDFLSRKLDQ